A window of Dorea formicigenerans contains these coding sequences:
- a CDS encoding bacteriophage Gp15 family protein, translated as MNILIDKFPDTVCVNGQDYEVETDFREWIRFTKLVEDEDVPWQIKCRLLLQWYTDEIPDDLEEAIEALGDFLTMRQDGEESDEPMLPPKQVYSFDEDMVWIYSAFREAYGIDLQSVPYMHWWEFQTLFIGLPDNTEIKQRILYRNTDLRDIKDKDERKRVKKIQEAVALKKKKRRKMTDYEIGDMFA; from the coding sequence ATGAACATTCTGATTGATAAGTTCCCCGATACGGTGTGTGTAAACGGACAAGATTATGAGGTCGAGACAGATTTCCGGGAATGGATACGATTCACGAAGTTAGTGGAAGACGAGGACGTCCCGTGGCAGATTAAGTGTCGGCTATTATTGCAGTGGTATACAGATGAAATTCCGGATGATTTGGAAGAGGCGATTGAGGCTCTAGGGGATTTTCTTACAATGAGGCAGGATGGCGAAGAATCCGATGAGCCAATGCTTCCACCAAAACAAGTGTATTCTTTCGATGAGGATATGGTTTGGATTTACAGCGCATTCCGCGAAGCATACGGAATCGACCTGCAGTCTGTGCCATATATGCACTGGTGGGAGTTTCAGACGCTGTTCATCGGACTTCCGGACAACACAGAAATCAAACAGCGCATTTTGTACCGGAACACAGACCTCCGGGATATTAAAGATAAGGACGAGCGCAAGAGAGTGAAAAAGATTCAAGAGGCAGTTGCTCTCAAGAAAAAGAAGCGCAGAAAAATGACAGATTATGAGATTGGAGATATGTTCGCGTGA
- a CDS encoding DUF6673 family protein, producing the protein MSLFKYGNLEAEIDFTDADFLDRIDEAKQNLEEDMKGIPKTGKAADIVRAQCQCFFNFFDYILGEGTHEEMFQGRTSLNMCIDASDMIAKFEEEEVDKLNKKYDKYTVQQHGNRQQKRNYNKQQGKKHNKGNVSYYPNGNR; encoded by the coding sequence ATGAGCCTTTTTAAATACGGAAATCTCGAAGCAGAGATTGATTTTACCGATGCGGATTTCCTGGACCGCATTGATGAAGCGAAGCAGAATTTGGAAGAAGACATGAAGGGAATCCCTAAGACTGGAAAAGCAGCAGATATTGTTCGCGCACAGTGTCAGTGTTTCTTCAATTTTTTTGACTATATTCTTGGAGAGGGAACACACGAAGAGATGTTCCAGGGTAGAACCAGCCTCAACATGTGCATAGATGCATCAGATATGATTGCTAAGTTCGAGGAAGAGGAGGTTGACAAGTTGAACAAAAAGTATGACAAATATACTGTTCAGCAGCACGGAAACAGACAGCAAAAGCGCAATTATAATAAGCAACAGGGAAAGAAGCACAATAAAGGAAATGTTAGTTATTATCCTAATGGTAATAGGTAG
- a CDS encoding minor capsid protein, giving the protein MASKKNFSITTPRGSVFTEVTANGSVQARLEWNPSFARTKAENFSKAQEFVDSECLRYMNPLTPRRTGMMIKSATLGTVIGSGSIEYLTPYARRQYYEHKSKARWFEKMKASNKEAILKGAEQIAGR; this is encoded by the coding sequence ATGGCATCAAAGAAAAATTTCAGCATTACGACTCCAAGAGGAAGCGTATTCACAGAGGTAACGGCGAACGGTTCTGTCCAAGCGAGGCTTGAATGGAATCCGTCATTTGCCCGGACAAAAGCAGAGAATTTTTCAAAAGCTCAAGAGTTTGTCGATTCCGAATGCCTGAGATATATGAATCCGCTCACGCCAAGGAGAACAGGTATGATGATTAAGTCAGCAACACTTGGAACTGTGATAGGTTCCGGATCCATTGAGTACCTGACACCTTACGCCCGCCGGCAGTATTACGAGCATAAGTCTAAAGCGAGATGGTTCGAAAAGATGAAGGCAAGCAACAAGGAGGCTATTCTGAAAGGAGCAGAGCAGATTGCAGGACGGTAA
- a CDS encoding DUF6751 family protein, with product MLTNATITIYNRIPGKKNTFDTWHRTVIRDVHVYVDHKASVGDSGLNSAEVYKIRIPTDVENADQYLPPEEFVKKDNLGDCWTIQIDDHIVLGECDKEIEKPADLAGVQLRHCKVLSWSDNRFRGLPHWRIGGA from the coding sequence ATGCTGACGAATGCGACGATTACAATCTATAACCGAATTCCCGGAAAAAAGAACACATTTGACACCTGGCACAGAACAGTGATTAGAGATGTGCATGTGTACGTGGATCACAAGGCATCTGTTGGAGATTCCGGACTTAACAGCGCAGAAGTGTACAAGATTCGTATCCCTACAGATGTGGAGAATGCAGATCAGTATCTTCCACCAGAGGAATTTGTGAAGAAAGATAATCTGGGAGATTGCTGGACGATTCAGATTGATGATCATATTGTTCTGGGAGAATGTGACAAGGAGATTGAAAAGCCAGCAGATCTCGCAGGTGTACAACTGAGACACTGTAAAGTGTTATCCTGGTCAGACAACCGCTTCAGAGGTCTCCCGCATTGGAGAATTGGAGGTGCTTAA